A genome region from Myripristis murdjan chromosome 16, fMyrMur1.1, whole genome shotgun sequence includes the following:
- the etfb gene encoding electron transfer flavoprotein subunit beta, with protein sequence MSGRVLVGVKRVIDYAVKIRVKPDHSGVVTDGVKHSMNPFCEIAVEEAVKLKEKKLIKEVVAVSCGPQQVQETIRTALAMGADRGIHVEVSGKDYDNMGPLQVSKIMAALAKKEEAQLVILGKQAIDDDCNQTGQMTAALLDWPQGTFASEVTLEGDKVKVVREIDGGLETIKINTPAVVTADLRLNTPRYATLPNIMKAKKKKIANVKPADLGVDMASRVEVLRVDEPPQRQAGMKVETVEDLVGKLKEAGRI encoded by the exons ATGTCCGGCCGTGTTCTCGTTGGAGTTAAGCGTGTCATTGACTACGCAGTCAAG ATTCGCGTGAAGCCGGACCACAGCGGCGTGGTGACGGATGGCGTGAAGCACTCGATGAACCCCTTCTGTGAGATCGCTGTGGAGGAGGCGGTCAAGCTGAAGGAGAAGAAGCTAATTAAGGAGGTGGTGGCTGTCAGCTGTGGGCCACAGCAAGTACAG GAGACCATCCGTACTGCCCTTGCCATGGGGGCTGACCGTGGCATCCACGTGGAAGTGTCTGGGAAAGACTACGACAACATGGGACCCCTGCAGGTCTCCAAGATCATGGCTGCTCTGGCCAAGAAGGAGGAGGCTCAGCTTGTTATCCTTGGCAAACAG GCCATTGATGATGACTGCAACCAGACTGGCCAGATGACAGCAGCCCTACTGGACTGGCCTCAG GGCACGTTTGCATCTGAGGTAACACTGGAAGGAGACAAGGTGAAAGTGGTGAGGGAGATTGACGGTGGCCTGGAGACCATTAAGATCAACACGCCAGCAGTGGTGACAGCAGACCTTCGACTAAACACCCCCAGATATGCCACCCTGCCTAATATTATG aaagcaaagaagaagaagattgcTAACGTGAAGCCTGCAGACCTGGGGGTGGACATGGCTTCACGGGTGGAGGTGCTGAGAGTGGACGAGCCcccacagagacaggcagggatgAAGGTGGAGACGGTGGAGGATTTGGTGGGCAAACtgaaggaggcagggaggatATAG
- the vsig10l gene encoding V-set and immunoglobulin domain-containing protein 10-like: MTWQTQSIAKREKELRAVLLAFMLCITFQGANCQLQVSPPGHTLVNAKAGSNVTLTVSFSGAADPVIRWFMDKLPVATWTVGATSPPDISDDHEEVLRIGPDGSLTFVNVPLGYSNNYTMEITKSGMDTANTTFTLKVYESIQNVTLSTMPDYASEGADRFTLKYSTLQGAAEQWMWFFNGMEIKSDSHYSVEEKSLVISRPKRNDTGRYKLFLKNPFSTATAHKNVTVLYGPDEPILEVSPAQPFYASGESLSLSCQADGLPTPSAAWTFGGQTLSDSHNGVLNLTNAQASQGGIYSCTLLNEKTGARRQKNMTVLIYERPLGNPQCSVQSVNSDLQYHCQWLGGTPMAQLSFPQLNTTSSGAGDLSLTVTASDDLNGKTVTCIAAHPLLQNNCTVTARGPVEFLPSVRTTVDLDGKIVVAIQCVSEASPKAVVSWSKGDEVISNGTKYQISADTTQLRIRDFNVSSFLIKNYTCICRNPLGSQRRDTQLQGPTISDSSLFPNQDGTIITLTWEVPPTAVVTGFDIQMKGPDLRSVSRNSSQTKSTSSGFRSIQRKPGSARSADVSVLDPELTYRFRIIARAGMTEGDPSEVHRIGPGDGLSGPAIAGIAAGIPCSLLFLFLLLGLIYTCVYYYKDKSPQARYPVSRTIEKAVAAQSDMTPHNLLTGGLKSPPDYNRLHQAPSERSVALPTFVPPPPVRVATTV; encoded by the exons ATGACGTGGCAGACGCAATCTATTGCGAAAAGGGAGAAGGAATTAAGGGCAGTTTTGCTGGCGTTTATGCTTTGCATTACTTTTCAAG GTGCAAACTGCCAGCTGCAGGTTTCACCCCCTGGTCACACTCTGGTCAATGCCAAGGCTGGCAGCAATGTTACACTGACCGTgtccttcagtggagctgctgacCCCGTGATCAGATGGTTCATGGATAAGTTACCTGTGGCCACCTGGACTGTTGGAGCCACCAGTCCGCCAGACATATCTGACGACCACGAAGAGGTGCTGAGGATCGGGCCAGATGGATCCCTCACATTTGTAAATGTCCCACTTGGTTACAGCAACAACTACACCATGGAAATAACCAAGTCTGGAATGGATACAGCTAATACAACTTTCACTCTAAAAGTGTATG AATCCATCCAGAACGTCACTCTCAGCACCATGCCTGATTATGCCTCGGAGGGAGCTGACAGGTTCACCCTGAAATACTCCACGCTGCAAGGAGCGGCTGAGCAATGGATGTGGTTCTTCAATGGCATGGAGATCAAGAGCGACTCCCACTACTCAGTGGAGGAAAAGAGCCTTGTGATCAGTCGGCCAAAACGAAACGACACGGGACGATACAAGTTGTTCCTGAAGAACCCTTTCAGCACTGCAACAGCTCACAAGAATGTCACCGTGCTCT ATGGCCCGGATGAACCTATTCTCGAGGTCAGTCCAGCACAGCCTTTCTATGCGTCTGGGGAATCACTCAGCCTCTCCTGCCAGGCTGATGGACTCCCAACGCCCTCTGCTGCATGGACCTTTGGTGGTCAGACCCTTTCTGATTCGCACAATGGAGTCCTGAATCTGACCAATGCACAGGCCAGTCAGGGAGGCATATACAGCTGCACACTGCTCAATGAAAAGACTGGAGCACGGCGTCAGAAGAACATGACTGTTCTCATTTATG AGAGGCCCTTGGGGAACCCACAGTGCTCTGTGCAGTCAGTGAACAGTGACCTGCAGTACCATTGTCAGTGGTTAGGGGGCACCCCAATGGCCCAGCTCTCCTTCCCACAGCTGAATACCACCAGCAGTGGGGCTGGGGACTTGAGCCTAACCGTGACTGCCTCAGATGACCTCAATGGGAAAACTGTTACGTGCATTGCAGCCCACCCTCTCCTGCAGAATAATTGCACTGTTACTGCAC GTGGTCCAGTGGAGTTCTTACCAAGTGTCAGAACCACAGTTGACTTGGATGGCAAAATAGTGGTCGCCATACAGTGTGTCAGCGAGGCCTCACCGAAGGCTGTGGTGTCATGGTCCAAAGGGGACGAAGTTATAAGCAATGGGACAAAATACCAGATCAGTGCTGACACCACGCAGCTGAGGATTCGAGATTTCAATGTGAGCAGCTTTCTTATCAAAAACTACACTTGCATCTGCCGCAACCCGCTGGGCAGCCAGAGGAGGGACACTCAGCTACAAG gtCCAACCATCTCAGATTCCAGTCTGTTCCCTAATCAAGATGGAACCATCATCACGCTGACCTGGGAGGTCCCGCCCACCGCTGTTGTTACAG GTTTTGACATCCAGATGAAAGGACCAGATCTCCGCAGTGTCAGTCGCAACAGCAGCCAAACTAAAAGCACCTCGAGCGGATTCCGCTCCATCCAGCGGAAACCCGGCTCTGCTCGGAGCGCAGATGTTTCCGTCCTGGATCCTGAATTAACATACAGGTTTCGGATCATCGCCAGAGCTGGTATGACTGAAGGAGACCCATCCGAGGTTCACAGAATTGGACCAG GTGATGGACTGAGCGGCCCGGCCATTGCTGGCATTGCAGCTGGAATTCCCTGCAGCCTTctgttcctcttcctgctccttgGCCTCATCTACACCTGTGTTTATTACTACAAGGACAAAA GCCCACAGGCAAGATATCCAGTGTCCAGAACAATTGAAAAG GCAGTGGCAGCCCAATCAGATATGACGCCTCATAATTTGCTGACAGGAGGGCTGAAGTCTCCCCCTGATTACAACCGATTGCATCAG GCACCATCTGAGAGATCAGTGGCTCTCCCCACATTTGTCCCGCCTCCGCCTGTGAGAGTTGCCACAACTGTCTAA